The following is a genomic window from Geobacillus subterraneus.
CCGAAAGGGAAAAAAGTGTTGACGATCGGGGCGACTTCCGGCCCATACAGCGATATGGTCAATAAGGCGATCAAGCCCATTTTGGAGAAAAAAGGGTATGAGGTAAAGGTCGTCGAATTCAGTGATTATATCCAACCAAACTTGGCTTTAGCTAACGGCGACTTGGATGCAAACTTGTTCCAGCACAAAATTTATATGGAGAATTTTGCGAAAGAGCACAACTTAGATCTTTCCGAGGTCATCGTTGTGCCGACCGCCCCGATGGGCATTTATTCGAACAAGTTTAAAACGCTGGATGAAGTGGCCGACGGAAGTGAAATCGCCATCCCGAACGACCCAACGAACTTGGCGCGGGCGTTGTTAATTTTGCAAGATCATGGCTTAATCCAACTTGATCCGGCGGTCAATCCGCTCACAGTGTCGGAAAAAGACGTTAAGAAAAATGTAAAACATCTTCAATTTAAGCCAATTGAAGCGGGCCAACTGCCACGCACGGTCGAAAGCGTTGATTTGGCTGCCGTCCCTGGCAACTTTGCCTTAGCAGCGAAAATGGATTTAACCGACGCCTTGGCGTTGGAAAACATGCCGGATGACTACCGAAACCGCATTGTTGTCAATACAAAAGATTTGAACCAACCATTTGTCAACGATCTCAAAGAAGCAGTCGAGTCGAAAGAATTTGAGAAGGTAA
Proteins encoded in this region:
- a CDS encoding MetQ/NlpA family ABC transporter substrate-binding protein, which codes for MKKWLMALALLLMFGALAACGNSNSASESSAEPKGKKVLTIGATSGPYSDMVNKAIKPILEKKGYEVKVVEFSDYIQPNLALANGDLDANLFQHKIYMENFAKEHNLDLSEVIVVPTAPMGIYSNKFKTLDEVADGSEIAIPNDPTNLARALLILQDHGLIQLDPAVNPLTVSEKDVKKNVKHLQFKPIEAGQLPRTVESVDLAAVPGNFALAAKMDLTDALALENMPDDYRNRIVVNTKDLNQPFVNDLKEAVESKEFEKVIDQEFQGFGKPKWMLERNK